Genomic DNA from Longimicrobium sp.:
ATAGTGAAGAGCTGGTTGTACAGCTCGGCGCTGACGAAGTCGTTGTTGGGCACGGCCAGCTGCACCCGGATCAGCAGCGCCTCGATGCCGCCCACCAGGAAGAAGAAGAAGGCCGTGACGCCGTACATGATGCCGATCCGCTTGTGGTCGACCGTGGTGATCCAGCTCCACAGTCCCGTCGGCTCGGCGTGCGCGGCCGCGTGCGCGTGCGGGGCGGCCAGCGTTGCAGATGATGCCATTCCTACTCCATCGGGTTCGGGGCGCCGCCGGGGACCGGGCGCCTGATCACGGAACCGCCCCGTCAGGGGGGCGGGACGTCACCACCGTATCGGGCTCTGGCGCTACTGCAGCGACTGCAGGTACGCCACGATGTACTGGATCTGCTCTTCGGTCAGGTTGCCGCCCGCGGCCTTGCCCTGCGCGGGCATCAGCGAGCCGGGCTTCATGGCGGGCGCGTTGCCGACCCACTTCGCCAGGTTCTCGGCGTTGTTGTCGACGATGCCCGCGGCCAGCGTGCGGCGCCGCCCGAAGTGCGTCAGGTTGGGTCCCAGCCGGCCCACCATGGGCGTGCCCTCGATCACGTGGCAGCCGGCGCAGGCGCCCTGCGTGACCAGCTTCTTGCCCAGCGCCACGGCCGAGGTGCTGTCGGTGGGCTCCAGCGCCGGCCGGGCCTCGTTCTCCAGCCACTGCCGGAAGCCCTCGGGGGTGTGCGCGATCAGCCGCATCTTCATCAGCGCGTGGCTGTCGCCGCAGAACTCGGCGCACTGGCCCATGTACACGCCGGGCACCGTGGGCGTAAAGATCAGCCGGTTGACGCGGTTGGTGATCAGGTCGCGCTTGCCCGCCATCTGCGGCACCCAGAACGAGTGCAGCACGTTGTCCGACTCCAGCAGCAGCTGCACCGGCTGGTTGATGGGAACGTGGATCTCGTTGGCGGTGATGATGGTGTCGTTGCCCACCGGGTACTGGAACTCCCACCACCACTGCTTGCCGATCACCCGCACGTTCAGCGCGTTGGCGGGGGGCTCGGGCTGGGTGATGAAGATGGCGCGCACGGTGAACACGGCGATCACCGCCACGATCAGCGCCGGGAGCAGCGTCCAGGCCACCTCGAGCTTGGTGTTGCCGTGGATCTGCTCGGGGTCGGGCATGCCGGGGCGATACCGGAACTTCCACATGATGTAGCCCATCCCCGCGAACGTCAGCACGCCCACGACGATGCCCATCCACATGGTCAGGTTGAACAGAAACATCTGCTCCCTGGCCATCTCGGTTTCGGGCGCGAACGTGGTCTGCGGGTATCGCGTGATGTGGTCTTCGCCGCAGGCCGCCAGCAGGGCCAGGAGCGCGGCGGCCAGCAGCGGCCGCTTCCCGCGCGCGGCCCGCCCCGGGGGGGTCGTGCGGGCGGCGGGAATGGAGACTGACTTCATCGGCTGTGGATGTTCGGCGTTCTTGCGTTGCTCTGAACTGGAACCCGGCGCGCATGGGCGCGCGCGAGCCGTGCCCGAAACGGGGGGCTGCCCGGCTGGGCGCGCATAATAGGTGTGCTCGCCGGGATACGCCAGTGCTCTTTCTGGCGAGAATGTACGGCGGGTGGGGCGCCGTGTCTGTGGGGAGTTCTCCCACCTGCCGCGCCCCTCCCGGCACGCGCATCCCGGGCCGCGCCGGTATCACCGCCGCGGGCTTCTCCGTATCTTCCGCTCCCCGGTTCCCGTTCTCCCTTTCCCCGCGGTTCATGGCCCAGGCACGATCGCACGCCGGACAGCAGCGCCGGTCGCCGTCCGACGGTCCGCCGTCGCTGGCCGAGCGGATGCGCGCCATGCGCAACGTTCCGCCGTTCCTGCGCATGGTGTGGCGCACGCACCGCGGCTACGTGCTGGGCATCGCCGCGCTCCGGCTGGTGCGCGCGTTCGTGCCGCTGGCGTCGCTGTGGGTGGGCAAGCTGATCGTGGACCAGGTCGTCGCGGCCACCCGGGGCGGCGCGCCCGACTGGGACCGCATCGGCGGGCTGGTGGCGCTGGAGTTCGGCATCGTGGCGGTGGGCGAGGTGGCGGCGCGCACGGGAACGCTGCTGGAAAGCCTGCTGGGCGACCTGTTCAGCAACCGCATGAGCGTGCGGCTGATGGAGCACGCCGCCGAGCTGGACCTTCAGCACTTCGAGGACCCCGCCTTCTACGACCGGCTGGAGCGCGCCCGCCGGCAGACGGTGGGGCGAATCGCCCTGCTCAACCAGCTCTTCGGGCTGGCGCAGGACGCGCTGACGCTCATCACCCTCACCGGGACGCTGCTCGCCTTTTCGCCGATCCTGTTCGGCCTGCTCGTCGTGGCGGTGCTCCCGTCGTTCCTGGGCGAAACCCACTTCGCCGCGCTGGGCTACTCGCTGCTCTACCAGTGGACGCCCGAGCGGCGGAAGCTGGACTACTACCGGATGATCGCCGCGTCGGACAAGACCGCCAAGGAGGTCAAGCTCTTCGGCCTGTCGCCGTACCTGATCGAGCAGTACCGCACCCTGGCCGACGGGTTCTACGAGGCCAACCGGAGCCTGGCCATCCGCCGCTCGCTCGCCAGCACCGGCCTTACCCTGCTGTCGACCCTCGGGTACTACGCGGCGTACGCCACCATCGTCTACCGCACCGTCCTGGGCCGGCTGACGCTGGGCGACCTGACGCTGCTGGCGGGCACCTTTTCCCGCTCACGCGACCTCATCCAGCGAATGCTGCTCTCCACGACGGAGCTGTACGAGCAGGCGCTGTACCTGGACGACCTCTTCATCTTTCTTCGCCTGCAGCCGTCCATCCGCCGAACCGAAGGGTCGCTCCCCTTCCCCGATCCCATCCGGGAAGGCTTCGAGTTCCGCGACGTCTGGTTCCGCTACCCGGACGGCGAGGGCGCCGCCGATCGCCCCGACGACGATCCGTCATGGGTGCTGCGGGGCGTGTCGTTCCGCATTCGCCCCGGCGCGCGGCTGGCGCTGGTGGGGGAGAACGGGGCGGGAAAGACGACCGTCACCAAGCTGCTGACGCGTCTGTACGAGCCCACGCGCGGCACGGTGCTGCTGGATGGCCATCCGCTGGGCGACTACGACCCGGCAGACCTCCACGACCAGGCGGGGGTGATCTTCCAGGACTTCGTGCGCTACGACATGACGGCGGAAGAGAACATCGCCGTGGGCCGCATCGGCGACCTGGCGCGCGACCCGGACTCCGCCCGTCCGCGGGTGGAGGGGGCGGCGCAGCGCTCGCTGGCGTCGGAGGTGGTGGAGGCGCTTCCCGGGCGCTACGGGCAGATGCTGGGGCGGCGCTTCGAGGGCGGGGTAGACCTGTCGGGCGGGCAGTGGCAGAAGGTGGCGCTGGGCCGCGCCTACATGCGCGACGCCCAGCTGCTCATCCTGGACGAGCCCACCGCCGCCCTGGACGCGCGCGCCGAGTACGAGGTGTTCCAGCGCTTCTCGGAACTGACGGCCGAGAAGATGGCCGTCCTGATCTCGCACCGCTTCTCCACCGTGCGGATGGCGGACCGCATCGTCGTCCTGGAGCACGGGCGGGTGCTGGAGGAGGGGACCCACGAGGAACTGCTCGCCCTGGACGGCCGCTACGCCGAACTGTTCAACCTGCAGGCCGCGGGTTACCGTTGACGCTGTTCACTTTCGTGGAGCGTCAGACGGGGGGACGGGCGTGCGCAGCTTCGGTGACTACATCGTTTTCGTGGATGAAAGCGGCGATCACGGGATGGTTTCGATCGATCCCCATTATCCGGTGTTCGTCCTGGCGTTCTGCATCTTCTCGAAAGAGGAGTACGCGACCCGCGCGACACCCGCCGTGCTGCGCTTCAAGTTCACGCACTTCGGGCACGACCACGTGATCCTGCACGAGCACGAGATCCGGAAGTCGAAGGGCGCGTTCAAGTTCCTGATCAATCCCGAGCGCCGGGAGCCGTTCTACGACGACCTGAACGCCCTGATCGACGCCACCCGGTTCGAGCTGGTCGCCAGCGTCATCGACAAGCGGCGGTACGCGGCCCTTTATGCCGACCCGGCCAACCCGTATCACGTGGCGATGGGGTTCGGGCTGGAGCGGCTGTACCTGCACCTGA
This window encodes:
- a CDS encoding ABC transporter ATP-binding protein, translating into MAQARSHAGQQRRSPSDGPPSLAERMRAMRNVPPFLRMVWRTHRGYVLGIAALRLVRAFVPLASLWVGKLIVDQVVAATRGGAPDWDRIGGLVALEFGIVAVGEVAARTGTLLESLLGDLFSNRMSVRLMEHAAELDLQHFEDPAFYDRLERARRQTVGRIALLNQLFGLAQDALTLITLTGTLLAFSPILFGLLVVAVLPSFLGETHFAALGYSLLYQWTPERRKLDYYRMIAASDKTAKEVKLFGLSPYLIEQYRTLADGFYEANRSLAIRRSLASTGLTLLSTLGYYAAYATIVYRTVLGRLTLGDLTLLAGTFSRSRDLIQRMLLSTTELYEQALYLDDLFIFLRLQPSIRRTEGSLPFPDPIREGFEFRDVWFRYPDGEGAADRPDDDPSWVLRGVSFRIRPGARLALVGENGAGKTTVTKLLTRLYEPTRGTVLLDGHPLGDYDPADLHDQAGVIFQDFVRYDMTAEENIAVGRIGDLARDPDSARPRVEGAAQRSLASEVVEALPGRYGQMLGRRFEGGVDLSGGQWQKVALGRAYMRDAQLLILDEPTAALDARAEYEVFQRFSELTAEKMAVLISHRFSTVRMADRIVVLEHGRVLEEGTHEELLALDGRYAELFNLQAAGYR
- the coxB gene encoding cytochrome c oxidase subunit II, yielding MKSVSIPAARTTPPGRAARGKRPLLAAALLALLAACGEDHITRYPQTTFAPETEMAREQMFLFNLTMWMGIVVGVLTFAGMGYIMWKFRYRPGMPDPEQIHGNTKLEVAWTLLPALIVAVIAVFTVRAIFITQPEPPANALNVRVIGKQWWWEFQYPVGNDTIITANEIHVPINQPVQLLLESDNVLHSFWVPQMAGKRDLITNRVNRLIFTPTVPGVYMGQCAEFCGDSHALMKMRLIAHTPEGFRQWLENEARPALEPTDSTSAVALGKKLVTQGACAGCHVIEGTPMVGRLGPNLTHFGRRRTLAAGIVDNNAENLAKWVGNAPAMKPGSLMPAQGKAAGGNLTEEQIQYIVAYLQSLQ
- a CDS encoding DUF3800 domain-containing protein, which translates into the protein MDESGDHGMVSIDPHYPVFVLAFCIFSKEEYATRATPAVLRFKFTHFGHDHVILHEHEIRKSKGAFKFLINPERREPFYDDLNALIDATRFELVASVIDKRRYAALYADPANPYHVAMGFGLERLYLHLKGLGCRTGVTHLLFEKRGDKEDGELEVEFRRVCEGQNAMAARLPFEMVMGDKKCNSAGLQLADLVARPIGRKVMNPAQPNRAYEILERKFRRSPAGSVRGWGLKVFP